The proteins below are encoded in one region of Thunnus maccoyii chromosome 24, fThuMac1.1, whole genome shotgun sequence:
- the rcbtb1 gene encoding RCC1 and BTB domain-containing protein 1 isoform X1, translating into MTERGQQRAHAASSLPEIKKTKKNIDAVNSGRSAGDNIGTTTELGDSRDGSAPCSPPPPASPPPPLPHVLPSPRHPPPIPPSPPLSVLTPPPRRGRLSFAGAMVDVSKWPLFCLLSNEELATVRQACVFGTSANEAIYITHGNEVFVFGLNCSSCLGTGDNLSTIVPKKLDFLRGKKVVSLSYGSGPHVVLATEDGQIFAWGHNGYSQLGNGTTNQGLSPVLVTAILQNKKVKEVSCGSHHSMALTQDGEVYAWGYNNCGQIGSGSTANQPYPRKVTSCLQGKNAVGITCGQTSSMAVVDNGEVYGWGYNGNGQLGIGNNGNQLTPCRLSALQGLCIQQVVSGYGHCLALTDEGLLYAWGANTYGQLGTGNKSNSLTPVQIMADKERIVEVAACHSTHTSAAKTQSGQVYMWGQCRGQSIVLPHLTHFTNTDDVFACFATPSVMWRLMSMEHDDFLTVSEALRKEFDSPETADLKFSVDGKCIHVHKAVLKIRCEHFRSMFRSQWTEDQQDVIEIGQFSYPVYRSFLQFLYTDTVDLPPEDAIGLLDLATSYCENRLKRLCQQIIKRGITVENAFTLLSAAIRYDAEDLEEFCFRFCVNHLTQVTQTGAFWQVDGAMLKEFISRASRCGAFKN; encoded by the exons ATGACCGAAAGGGGGCAGCAGCGCGCCCATGCAGCGTCTAGTCTGCCGGAAAtaaagaagacgaagaagaatATCGACGCAGTTAACTCAGGCAGATCTGCTGGTGACAACATAGGGACAACGACTGAACTCGG TGACAGCAGGGATGGTTCTGCTCCTTGCTCCCCACCTCCACCAGCatcgcctcctcctcctctccctcacgTCCTCCCTTCTCCACGCCACCCCCCTCCtattcctccctctcctcccctgtCAGTCCTGACTCCTCCTCCCCGACGAGGAAGGCTGAGTTTTGCGGGAGCCATGGTGGACGTCAGTAAGTGGCCCCTGTTCTGTCTGCTGAGCAACGAGGAACTAGCCACGGTCCGACAGGCCTGTGTTTTCGGGACTTCTGCTAACGAAGCTATCTACATCACACATGGCAATGAG GTATTTGTGTTTGGGTTGAACTGCAGTAGCTGCCTCGGTACAGGAGACAATCTGAGCACCATTGTGCCAAAGAAACTGGACTTCCTGCGGGGGAAGAAGGTAGTCAGCCTGAGCTATGGCAGCGGGCCACATGTCGTATTGGCTACTGAGG ATGGACAGATTTTTGCATGGGGACACAATGGCTACAGTCAGCTGGGGAATGGGACTACCAACCAGGGACTGTCCCCGGTGCTGGTCACCGCTATCCTACAGaacaagaaagtgaaagagGTGTCATGTGGTTCACATCACTCCATGGCCCTCACTCAGGACGGAGAG GTCTATGCATGGGGTTATAATAACTGCGGTCAGATCGGCTCAGGCTCCACAGCCAACCAGCCCTACCCGAGGAAAGTCACCAGCTGCCTGCAGGGCAAGAACGCAGTTGGCATCACATGCGGACAGACGTCCTCCATGGCTGTGGTGGACAATGGAGAG GTTTATGGGTGGGGTTACAATGGAAATGGACAGCTGGGTATTGGCAACAATGGAAACCAGCTGACGCCTTGCCGCCTCTCTGCCCTGCAAGGGCTGTGTATTCAACAG GTCGTATCGGGCTACGGTCACTGCCTGGCGCTAACAGACGAAGGGCTGCTGTACGCCTGGGGAGCAAACACCTACGGTCAACTGGGAACTGGCAACAAAAGCAACAGTCTCACGCCAGTACAAATCATGGCTGACAAAGAGAG GATTGTAGAGGTGGCAGCATGCCATTCAACACATACTTCAGCAGCCAAGACCCAAAGTGGGCAG GTGTACATGTGGGGTCAGTGTCGGGGCCAATCCATCGTCCTGCCGCACCTAACGCACTTCACCAACACTGACGACGTCTTCGCCTGCTTCGCCACACCCTCTGTCATGTGGAGGCTTATGTCCATGG AGCATGATGACTTCCTGACTGTTTCCGAGGCTCTGAGGAAAGAGTTCGACAGTCCAGAAACGGCCGACCTCAAGTTCAGCGTCGACGGCAAATGCATCCACGTTCACAAGGCTGTGCTGAagatcag GTGTGAGCATTTCCGCTCAATGTTTCGCTCTCAATGGACGGAGGATCAGCAGGACGTGATAGAGATCGGCCAGTTCTCTTACCCCGTCTACCGATCCTTCCTGCAGTTTCTCTACACAGACACTGTTGACCTTCCACCGGAGGACGCCATCG GCCTGTTGGACCTCGCCACCTCTTACTGTGAAAACCGCCTGAAACGTCTGTGTCAACAGATCATCAAGAGAGGCATCACTGTCGAAAACGCCTTCACCCTGCTGTCTGCCGCCATCCGATACGACGCAGAG GACCTGGAAGAGTTTTGTTTCAGGTTTTGTGTAAACCACCTGACTCAGGTGACTCAGACTGGAGCCTTCTGGCAGGTCGACGGAGCGATGCTCAAGGAGTTTATCAGCAGGGCTAGCCGCTGCGGAGCGTTCAAGAACTGA
- the cab39l gene encoding calcium-binding protein 39-like: MPLFGKSHKSPADIVRTLKENLAILVKQDKKTDKASEEVSKCLVSMKEILYGSNDKEPHTETVAQLAQELYNSGLLISLVENLQVIDFEGKKDVCQIFNNILRRQIGTRSPTVEYFCSHQEVLFILLKGYETPQVALNCGIMLRECIRHEPLAKIVLHSDHFNSFFNYVEMSTFDIASDAFATFKDLLTRHKVLVAEYLEQNYDAVFADYEKLLHSENYVTKRQSLKLLGELLLDRHNFTVMTRYISKPENLKLMMNLLRDKSPNIQFEAFHVFKVFVANPNKTQPIIDILLKNQTKLIDFLSNFQKDRTDDEQFNDEKTYLIKQIRDLKKPAS; this comes from the exons ATGCCGCTGTTTGGTAAATCCCACAAGAGCCCGGCGGACATCGTCAGGACCCTGAAGGAAAACCTGGCCATCCTAGTCAAACAGGATAAGAAGACAGACAAG GCGTCTGAGGAGGTGTCCAAGTGTTTGGTGTCCATGAAGGAGATTCTGTACGGGAGCAACGATAAGGAGCCTCACACCGAGACTGTGGCCCAGCTGGCGCAGGAGCTGTACAACAGCGGCCTGCTGATCTCACTGGTAGAAAACCTGCAGGTCATAGACTTTGAG gggAAGAAGGACGTGTGTCAGATCTTTAACAACATCCTGAGGAGGCAGATCGGGACGAGGAGCCCCACTGTCGAATACTTCTGCTCCCACCAAGAGGTCCTCTTTATACTGCTGAAAGg GTACGAGACACCACAGGTAGCGCTGAACTGTGGGATCATGCTGAGGGAGTGTATCCGCCACGAGCCGCTCGCCAAGATAGTTCTTCATTCGGACCATTTCAACAGTTTCTTCAACTACGTGGAGATGTCGACCTTCGACATCGCCTCCGACGCCTTCGCCACCTTCAAG GATCTCCTGACAAGACACAAAGTGCTTGTGGCTGAATACCTCGAACAGAACTACGATGCT GTGTTTGCAGACTACGAGAAGCTGCTGCACTCTGAGAACTACGTCACCAAGAGGCAGTCTCTAAAG CTTTTGGGCGAGCTGTTATTGGACAGACATAACTTCACAGTGATGACACGCTACATCAGCAAGCCGGAGAATCTCAAGCTGATGATGAATCTGCTAAGAGACAAGAGTCCCAACATCCAGTTTGAGGCCTTCCACGTCTTCAAG GTGTTTGTAGCGAACCCCAACAAGACGCAGCCCATCATCGACATCCTGCTCAAGAACCAGACCAAACTCATCGACTTCCTGAGCAACTTCCAGAAGGATCGCACAGATGACGAGCAGTTCAACGACGAGAAGACCTACCTAATCAAACAGATCAGGGATCTTAAGAAACCGGCCTCCTAG
- the rcbtb1 gene encoding RCC1 and BTB domain-containing protein 1 isoform X2: protein MERCFSDSRDGSAPCSPPPPASPPPPLPHVLPSPRHPPPIPPSPPLSVLTPPPRRGRLSFAGAMVDVSKWPLFCLLSNEELATVRQACVFGTSANEAIYITHGNEVFVFGLNCSSCLGTGDNLSTIVPKKLDFLRGKKVVSLSYGSGPHVVLATEDGQIFAWGHNGYSQLGNGTTNQGLSPVLVTAILQNKKVKEVSCGSHHSMALTQDGEVYAWGYNNCGQIGSGSTANQPYPRKVTSCLQGKNAVGITCGQTSSMAVVDNGEVYGWGYNGNGQLGIGNNGNQLTPCRLSALQGLCIQQVVSGYGHCLALTDEGLLYAWGANTYGQLGTGNKSNSLTPVQIMADKERIVEVAACHSTHTSAAKTQSGQVYMWGQCRGQSIVLPHLTHFTNTDDVFACFATPSVMWRLMSMEHDDFLTVSEALRKEFDSPETADLKFSVDGKCIHVHKAVLKIRCEHFRSMFRSQWTEDQQDVIEIGQFSYPVYRSFLQFLYTDTVDLPPEDAIGLLDLATSYCENRLKRLCQQIIKRGITVENAFTLLSAAIRYDAEDLEEFCFRFCVNHLTQVTQTGAFWQVDGAMLKEFISRASRCGAFKN, encoded by the exons ATGGAGCGATGCTTTAG TGACAGCAGGGATGGTTCTGCTCCTTGCTCCCCACCTCCACCAGCatcgcctcctcctcctctccctcacgTCCTCCCTTCTCCACGCCACCCCCCTCCtattcctccctctcctcccctgtCAGTCCTGACTCCTCCTCCCCGACGAGGAAGGCTGAGTTTTGCGGGAGCCATGGTGGACGTCAGTAAGTGGCCCCTGTTCTGTCTGCTGAGCAACGAGGAACTAGCCACGGTCCGACAGGCCTGTGTTTTCGGGACTTCTGCTAACGAAGCTATCTACATCACACATGGCAATGAG GTATTTGTGTTTGGGTTGAACTGCAGTAGCTGCCTCGGTACAGGAGACAATCTGAGCACCATTGTGCCAAAGAAACTGGACTTCCTGCGGGGGAAGAAGGTAGTCAGCCTGAGCTATGGCAGCGGGCCACATGTCGTATTGGCTACTGAGG ATGGACAGATTTTTGCATGGGGACACAATGGCTACAGTCAGCTGGGGAATGGGACTACCAACCAGGGACTGTCCCCGGTGCTGGTCACCGCTATCCTACAGaacaagaaagtgaaagagGTGTCATGTGGTTCACATCACTCCATGGCCCTCACTCAGGACGGAGAG GTCTATGCATGGGGTTATAATAACTGCGGTCAGATCGGCTCAGGCTCCACAGCCAACCAGCCCTACCCGAGGAAAGTCACCAGCTGCCTGCAGGGCAAGAACGCAGTTGGCATCACATGCGGACAGACGTCCTCCATGGCTGTGGTGGACAATGGAGAG GTTTATGGGTGGGGTTACAATGGAAATGGACAGCTGGGTATTGGCAACAATGGAAACCAGCTGACGCCTTGCCGCCTCTCTGCCCTGCAAGGGCTGTGTATTCAACAG GTCGTATCGGGCTACGGTCACTGCCTGGCGCTAACAGACGAAGGGCTGCTGTACGCCTGGGGAGCAAACACCTACGGTCAACTGGGAACTGGCAACAAAAGCAACAGTCTCACGCCAGTACAAATCATGGCTGACAAAGAGAG GATTGTAGAGGTGGCAGCATGCCATTCAACACATACTTCAGCAGCCAAGACCCAAAGTGGGCAG GTGTACATGTGGGGTCAGTGTCGGGGCCAATCCATCGTCCTGCCGCACCTAACGCACTTCACCAACACTGACGACGTCTTCGCCTGCTTCGCCACACCCTCTGTCATGTGGAGGCTTATGTCCATGG AGCATGATGACTTCCTGACTGTTTCCGAGGCTCTGAGGAAAGAGTTCGACAGTCCAGAAACGGCCGACCTCAAGTTCAGCGTCGACGGCAAATGCATCCACGTTCACAAGGCTGTGCTGAagatcag GTGTGAGCATTTCCGCTCAATGTTTCGCTCTCAATGGACGGAGGATCAGCAGGACGTGATAGAGATCGGCCAGTTCTCTTACCCCGTCTACCGATCCTTCCTGCAGTTTCTCTACACAGACACTGTTGACCTTCCACCGGAGGACGCCATCG GCCTGTTGGACCTCGCCACCTCTTACTGTGAAAACCGCCTGAAACGTCTGTGTCAACAGATCATCAAGAGAGGCATCACTGTCGAAAACGCCTTCACCCTGCTGTCTGCCGCCATCCGATACGACGCAGAG GACCTGGAAGAGTTTTGTTTCAGGTTTTGTGTAAACCACCTGACTCAGGTGACTCAGACTGGAGCCTTCTGGCAGGTCGACGGAGCGATGCTCAAGGAGTTTATCAGCAGGGCTAGCCGCTGCGGAGCGTTCAAGAACTGA
- the cdadc1 gene encoding cytidine and dCMP deaminase domain-containing protein 1, producing MEESEINNRADPGRARPGRDTRDSSTQTDSRVQGHGPRLSKVNLFTLLSLWLELFPQEQPEEDDQSGIRGMGLVVVRDSKVVGLHCSGPELHAGQAAIIQHSAHLADCHLYFSRRPCATCLKMIINAGVSQISFWPGDPEVSMLRSTSTNHSNCHSHSLADCITEEAALDAVATEKLKSNSRPHICVLLQPLTPGLAQFIDETSRECDFMERVTDDEPGQNIEELFNRERTRHLKDFSKQFLVGTSRQHRAILTQMGLENFCVEPNFSNLRYNMRELVEVLAAVAAGVPQQHYGFYREQSELPLAKSSPSPCHEGISQEVARHCVIQARLLAYRTEDPKVGVGAVIWAKGQSAGCDGTGCLYLVGCGYNAYPAGSQYAEYPQMDDKQEDRQRRKYRYIVHAEQNALTFRTRDIKPEVPTMLFVTKCPCDECIPLIKGAGITHIYTTNQDRGKDKGDISYLRFSSLKGISKFIWQRSPSVHSASSPHLANGNVGKHSRQTEQESHSNKKLCTNRSHDSTPVS from the exons ATGGAAGAAAGCGAGATAAACAACCGAGCCGATCCGGGCCGGGCCAGGCCAGGTCGAGATACGAGAGACAGCAGCacccagacagacagcagagtaCAAG GTCATGGCCCCCGGCTATCAAAGGTAAACTTGTTTACCTTGTTGAGTCTGTGGTTGGAGCTGTTCCCCCAAGAGCAACCTGAGGAGGATGACCAATCTGGG ATCCGTGGGATGGGTCTGGTGGTGGTGCGGGACAGCAAGGTGGTCGGACTCCACTGCTCAGGACCCGAGCTCCACGCAGGACAAGCAGCCATCATCCAACACAGTGCCCACCTGGCTGACTGTCATCTGTATTTCTCCAGGAGACCCTGCGCTACCTGCCTCAAGATGATCATCAACG CTGGAGTCAGTCAGATCTCCTTCTGGCCTGGAGACCCTGAGGTTAGCATGCTGAGATCCACCTCTACAAACCATTCAAACTGCCACTCACACAGCCTGGCTGACTGCATCACGGAGGAGGCCGCACTGGATGCCGTGGCAACAGAGAAGCTGAAGTCCAACAGCCGTCCCCACATCTGCGTGCTTCTGCAGCCGCTGACGCCCGGCCTGGCGCAGTTTATCGACGAGACGTCCAGGGAGTGTGATTTCATGGAGAGAGTGACTGATGATGAACCCGGGCAGAACATAGAGGAGCTCTTCAACAG GGAGCGGACGAGACACCTGAAGGATTTCTCCAAACAGTTCCTGGTGGGGACGTCTCGGCAACACCGGGCAATTTTGACTCAGATGGGTCTGGAGAACTTCTGTGTGGAGCCCAACTTCTCCAACCTGAGATACAACATGAGGGAGCTGGTGGAGGTTCTGGCTGCAGTGGCTGCTGGGGTGCCGCAGCAACACTACGGCTTCTACAG GGAACAGTCTGAGCTACCACTGGCCAAGTCCTCACCGTCTCCTTGTCATGAGGGAATATCCCAGGAGGTGGCTCGCCATTGCGTCATCCAAGCCAGGCTGTTGGCCTATAGAACAG AGGACCCGAAAGTGGGTGTGGGTGCTGTCATCTGGGCCAAAGGACAGTCG GCTGGCTGTGATGGAACAGGGTGTCTGTACCTGGTGGGTTGCGGTTACAACGCTTACCCAGCAGGCTCGCAGTACGCAGAGTACCCACAAATGGACGACAAacaagaagacagacagagacgcAAATACAGATACATCGTCCACGCAGAGCAGAACGCCCTCACCTTCAG GACTCGAGATATCAAACCAGAGGTGCCCACCATGCTGTTTGTAACAAAATGTCCGTGTGATGAGTGCATCCCTCTGATAAAAGGAGCCGGCATCACTCACATCTACACTACCAACCAGGACAGGGGCAAGGACAAGGGAGACATTTCCTACCTGCGATTCAGCAGCCTGAAGGGCATCAGCAAGTTCATA TGGCAGAGGAGTCCCTCAGTTCACTCAGCGTCTTCTCCTCACCTCGCTA ACGGTAATGTTGGGAAGCACAGCAGGCAGACTGAGCAGGAGAGCCACAGCAACAAGAAACTGTGCACCAACAGATCCCACGACTCCACTCCTGTCAGCTGA